The following proteins are co-located in the Solanum pennellii chromosome 8, SPENNV200 genome:
- the LOC107027568 gene encoding proline-rich receptor-like protein kinase PERK8, translated as MTKTRLNSAFSQGEENPVVDTVPNLGEESQLPTKPSTSSPKSDPSTSPPPKVTSPPSPVKEASPPLVAESPPPPIIESPPPPVQETPLSPNPETPITTAPRNPSSSPSHKTTPQNPPPYPHSPINDEILLSTLHPKKKTRRPRKHIAVKQVRPHRPVTRSANVVKPTDDATSSVKRRRLGKSPVHSSVSPMNLDSETDDVSEDKHSTTPQSKSKSAKRNVDKFRKVGKKKYFQTKTVLRGRTFHPDILSMDIVKQVCELLRFQGWEELFLEPNLIYEQEVVDFYTNLVILEGDVVSSSVKGEYDRIDNSTTRI; from the coding sequence ATGACGAAAACTCGTCTAAACAGTGCATTTTCTCAGGGGGAAGAGAACCCGGTCGTTGATACTGTGCCTAATCTAGGGGAAGAAAGCCAACTTCCAACCAAACCATCTACATCTTCACCCAAATCAGATCCGTCTACATCTCCACCACCAAAAGTTACATCTCCACCATCACCAGTTAAAGAAGCATCTCCACCTCTAGTTGCAGAATCTCCACCACCACCCATTATAGAATCTCCACCACCACCAGTCCAAGAAACCCCATTATCACCAAACCCAGAAACCCCAATAACCACTGCCCCAAGAAATCCTTCTTCTTCCCCATCTCACAAAACTACTCCTCAAAATCCACCACCATATCCACATTCTCCAATCAATGATGAAATTCTTCTGAGTACccttcacccaaaaaaaaaaacaagacgGCCAAGAAAGCATATTGCAGTTAAACAGGTTCGTCCACACAGGCCAGTGACTAGGAGTGCGAATGTGGTCAAACCAACTGATGATGCAACATCTAGTGTGAAGCGTCGACGTCTGGGTAAGTCTCCTGTTCACTCATCTGTTTCTCCAATGAATCTTGATTCTGAAACTGATGATGTCTCTGAGGATAAACATTCTACAACTCctcaatcaaaatcaaaatctgcAAAAAGAAATGTAGATAAATTTCGCAAAGTGGGAAAGAAAAAGTATTTCCAAACCAAGACAGTGCTTAGGGGTAGAACTTTTCACCCTGATATACTTTCAATGGATATAGTCAAGCAGGTTTGTGAACTACTAAGGTTTCAGGGGTGGGAGGAATTATTCCTTGAACCTAATTTGATTTATGAacaagaagtggtagactttTATACAAACTTGGTAATCCTGGAAGGAGATGTGGTATCATCTAGTGTGAAGGGGGAATATGATAGAATCGATAATTCTACTACAAGAATATAA